A window of Macrotis lagotis isolate mMagLag1 chromosome 1, bilby.v1.9.chrom.fasta, whole genome shotgun sequence genomic DNA:
AACTTCTGGCCTTGGAAAGTTACCTAGCACACAGATAGGTTAAATAAGATTTCCAGGGTCATATAAGCAGTATGCAACAGAAGCAGACTAATAGAATAATAAGtaacttttaaaattccttattCCAAGGTCTAAAGTAACAGATTCCTGATATGGGAACATAGAAAAGGACAATAACTGGTATTTGAAACCAGCTCATGTCTCTCTTTGGGCAAGACTAGGGTAAGGAGAGAAATCCAAATGCAGTTACCTTTAAATAGAAAAACTAAATCCTTTTCAACATCCTCATAAGCGGCTTGTATCCCAGAAGGTAATGATGGCCAGAATAAGGAAATCGTATGTAGTTCAGGCCTTACTCCTGGGTGGTGCTTTCGCCAAAAGTACCtgatgagaatttaaaaaaaaaaaggaaataaaattaaagttgaCAATAGCAGTATCTCTTTCAATAACCAAGATGTATGTAATGAAGTCCACTTTTCTTGTGTCTTATAAAGGACTTATCCTGATTTAAGAAAGTATCTTGTCCCAAACTTTTCTTGCATTTTAAGCTACTCTACAAAGATATCTGTAatgtctctcttttcctctagAGCAGAGGTTGGAAACTATGGCCCCGTTATTTTTACAGCCTGTAaactaagaatggtttttatttttaaaatttactataATACTTAATTTGAGGTGGGAGTCCTTCAAAAACAGTGAATTACATTTAGCTCATAGGTCATTGTTTGCTTACCTCTGCTCTAGAGATTTAAAGCAGTGTAAATACAATCATTATTTCCAATGAAAACCAAAATCAAGCAACCATCAAAAATGATGAGTAGAAAGGAAAATCAGAGCATTAGGTAATGAATTAAacccaataatttatttttaaaatgtcatggGATACATCTATAAAAGAGAAAGTTAAAGGAAGTACTGATTCAGCTTTATACTTGTCTTTAAAGATGATGACTTCTCCACGGAGAGTGGTAATTGCATCAAAGGACAGCTGTGGGTCACAGTTTCTGGGTGTAGTGGGTCCAGTAGGTTTGATAGGATTATTTGAATGACCTTAAAGACAATATTTGAAGAggcaagattttaaaaagtgaagggtTGCAAGACTACTGTGTTGCTTCTTGAGGTAATTTAAGAGGGAAGATTCAAGCAACAGAGGCAGATGCTCGGAGACCAGGGAAAGACCTCCTGGAGAGATAGGAGTTATCCAATTCTAGCAAAAAGAATGTTATCACCTCAATCCAACTCATTTTATCATATACTTATTTAAAGTTTTAGTCAACTCAGTCACTACACCATCATAGAGTTCCAATACACTACATCCttttgagggagggagaaagaggggacACCTGGAGCCAGTGTTGTTGCCAAAGCATAAAGTCTCCTCCTGCCCATAAAACAACTCTTATAATATTTGCCAGAGGAGCATCAGCTGAGTcactataaaattaaataaacaagcTCCTTAGTATCAACAACTTAAAAATACTAAAGGAACTTATGGAGAGAATCTTCAAGAGAGTAAAAGTGAGTTCTTCAGAGCTTATGGAGACCCATTCCTTGGGTCCTCCAAACACATGGAGTTCAGCTCCTAATTGTATCTATGAACCAGTCCTAAGAATAGAGAGAATTCTACTCACCATAGATAAACTGAATGCCATTAATGTCATCCTGAGGCAGTACGTAAGTTCTGGGATCTGAGAAGGAATAAGTGGGGAACATCAAGGCACCAGGATCAGTGGAATGAGAAAGGCCCAAGGAATGACCAAATTCATGAGCAGCAACAAGGAATAAATTGTAACCTGAAACAAGAGAGGAATCacaacattttcatatatataagaTTATAGGAATCATTATTATAGGTGTTGACATGTCCAGACCAGAAATGCCTGAAGACCACTTCTTGCAACCTGTGTTTAAGACCTTATTTACACATAGAACCAAGTGATGGGAAATAGGTGGATCCAGGCATTCTTTATATGATTTGAATATAATAAGACCGTCTTTTATGGaatattctatttaaaatgagaaaagtgaagcaaCAGAAACATAATGtcatttgcccaggatcagaagTAATGATTTTGGACTTGAAATCAATTCTTGACTCCcagttcaatgttctttctattatatctcattcagttttcttgttttgttttgttttttacactTTGGTCTTCCACCTCCTTAATCTTCATTAGCATAGTCAAAGCCAACTTCAGGATATGAATGAGAATAGGCATCCAAGGAAGGTATAGATCAAAGGAGACATTGATTTTGGCATTTAGTTATATATTGACTTACATTGTTTTATACTTGTTTCTTTCCAATCTCCTGTGAGATGttctttgaaaaactaaaaacattgttcctcaaacaagacactccatttccTAACTggggcattttcactgactgttcaCAGGagctctcttcctcctcatctctgcctcctggcttccttcaagtcccagctaaaatcccattttctgtGGGAAGCCTTTCCCCAATTCTCTTAATCTAATGCCTTCCTTCCATTGATTATATCTGATTTGTGctctatataatttttatgattttttttgcatgttgCCTTCTTTATTACTCCTGTtatctgtctttgtatcccccgGGGCCTTAGTTACAGTGCTGGCACCCAGTAGAGactaaataaacatttgttaccCATCTGACAAAATGTAAACTCTTATTATTATACAAAATTTCTACTGCAGATAAAATAGTCTACTATTTTCCTCAGAAAAtgcttttgtgttttcttatcCTTTACTTGTAAAGACTACCCAgaattctctttaaattttttccatctttcaaaGCCCATATCAAACACCATCTTCTCTATGTTTTCTTCatatctcttcctcctcctcaccaGCTTATAACAGTTATTTCATCCCTCTACATTTCTTCATCATTTATATATCCCTCAACCCTCTAACCCATCCACCACAAGCCAAATGAATATTCCTAAAACAGAGATCAAACCATCAGATTTATCcctgtccaaaaatatttaatgactcTCTTATACTGGTAGGCTAAAACATAAAattcttgaatttgaatttattaattagtAATCAGTTTAATTTTCCAAGCCCAATTTTATATGACCTCTTTCATACATTTACCATCAAGTTAAATTGGTGTTATTATTGGTCTCTGTGTGTGTTACATTTTATTTCCCTCTTCCACAACTTTGTATAGATTCCCTCCCAAATCTAAAATCAACTCTCCTcatttttatctcagtttcccaAGTTTCCTTCAAAATAGCAAAGATTCCACCTCCTATTCAAGGTCTTCCTGAGCCATGACAGGTTGATTATATATTGTCCttgaaaatctttattaaatCTAGAACTAGAAGGACCTCTATGGTACCTAATtttatcccttcattttacagataagaaaactgtagTCCAAGAGTTTATCAGTTCCCTGTAGTCACACAGTATATTAgaatcagagataggatttgaattcaagtcttctgattcaAAGTTAAtgtttctttccactatactatgtTACCTCCTATATTTTGGATTTACTCATTTATGCATAACCCCAATAGAACATAAGCTTCTGGAGAGCAAGGGGttactttgtttttatctttgtatttctgaAGTCTGGCACAGATCTACACATGTTTTAAGTCCAAGACTATGATTTTGTCAATGTCTGGAATTCACACTGTGAAAATACCTTCCACAATTGCAGATCAACAACTTCTTTAGAATTTTTGGTCTTGGGAAGTTGCCTAGGCACTGGAAATCAAGTGACTTTTCtatggtttttaaaaagtatgtgtTTCCCTCTTCAATAAATTCTGGTGctttcctattacctccaggagaaaaaaaaattgtcttctttttgtcttctaaGCCCTCCACAGCCTGGCCTACCATTTCAGTCTTATACTTGACTTTTCCCATACTCTCTATTTGAGCAACCTTTGTGTccttattgttcttttcttttttttaggttttttttggagttttttttgcaaggcaaatggggttaagtggctcgcccaaggccacacagctaggtaatgattaagtgtctgagacctgatctgaacccaggtactcctgactccagggccggtgctttatccactgtgccaccttagctgcccctccttatTGTTCTTTACAGTGGATATTCTATTTTCCAATGCTGTACCTTTTCACAGGCTACTGTTCTTTCAAGGAACACGATTCCTTATCCCTGATACCTTCTGGCTTCCCTGTctctttcaaaactcagttctAATCCTACCTTCTGCAGGAGACTTCCTTCTATCCTCAGCACACTCCAATAGTGGTTTCTTCCCACAGATAATACTTCCATTGAAATGATTATATTTGAGTTGTACACAgttttttgcatattgtcttctccattagaatgtgagctccttgatggGACaaactatttttacctttctttgtatcccctgcatttttataccatatttctcATACAGCAAATACTAAATAAGTGCTTATTAATTGACCATGCTGCATTATCTTTCACAAAATCAACAGGTAAGCTAGTAATGTAAGCTTTGAACATGGCAAAGACTTGGTAAATGTGTGTTGAGCTGAATTATTAAATTGATATCCCTGGAACTGGATTCTCAGGAAGCATATATGTCTAGGAGAAAGGATAAAAGTCTTCTTGTTCTAGTCCTGCTTTTGAAAGACCAAGTCTTTCATCTTAGTGAGTTTATttggtgcctaataaatatttattgaatttggtTAAATTTAGTGAGAAGAGTGGGGGGAGATTATTTAGACTTTAGTGTAAATAATTTgattagtttttttcctaaatgaaactattttgaatactgtgtctttgtgtgtctttgtgtgtgtgtatgtgtgtgtgtgtatgtgtgtttaaacCAGAAACTGAGTGGTGTGGTAGCATGGAAAAAATAGTCGTTGAGTTAGAAGAAtaagtttgggggcagctaggtggcgcagtgaatagagtaccatccctggagtcagaagaatctgagttcaaatccagactcagacacatcatacctagctgtgtgaccttgggcaagtcactttaaccccattgccttgcaaaaccaaaaaaaaccaaaaggttTGAATTCTTCCTccattactagctatgtgatcttgaagaaatgatttcctttctctgaatctcagtttcttcatctttaaaataaaggaattagaccCCTGGTGTCCTTTCaagttctgaatctatgatcctaatacAAGGTGTTTTCAAAAGGGAGAGTTTACAAAAGATACAAAGgtgtcttccaattctaaattctatgatctgtGATCTTATGAGTCATTCCAGAAATCCCAAATCctataatatttaaagaaatatacaaTGACTTTATAAGGTCATTTATATCAAGGGATTCTGTagcttaaaattcattttaaaaaaaactgctcaATTAGTGTGTATTAAGCCTTTACTATGATTCCAAAAAGGTATGGAGAAGTTGGAATCTATATATGTGGGAAAAGTATTCACATTGATGGCTTATATATAGAAAGATAGTAGAATGGAGAGGATAAACTTAATATCGTCATATAGTAAAAAATCAAGTGACATTCTGGGCTACAATTAAACACAAATAAATTGTCaattggaaggggcagctaggtggtatagtggataaagcactggccttggagtcaggagtacctgggttcaaatccagtctcagacacttaataattacctagctgtgtggccttgggcaagccacttaaccccatttgccttgcaaaaaaaaaaaacaaaactaaaaaaaattgtcaattgGTTGGAGTCAAAAGGAATTTTGTTGACAGTAGTTTGAGACATTCAGTTCAACCCTTTAAATGTTACAGATTCAGAAACAGGCTTAAAGTAGTTAACTGATATTTTTCAAGGTCACATGGTTTCTAAGGGtttaaagcaagatttgaacctaagtcttctgactctagagtCTCATTCCACCTTGATTTTCCAGAAAAGAGATGTTAAGAGATTTGTGGGGAAAAACCAATTTCAAAAGTTcaattcagaaacttttttttttgtaacttacCCCTTGAGCTTGAGGTCCAAGTTTCATCTTCATCAAAATGAGCATCTCCTCCAATTCCCCGACCTGGTTGAAATGCATGTGCAAGAATTCCATTTGGACCATCAAAAGGAGAGTTATCACCATGAGCTGtaatcaaaacaaaatcaatcCTGAGCCTTCCATATTCTCTGATTGGCTAAAGAGGCTAAATTTAGCAGCATAAGCTGTTATTACCTCCTCGAACAAAAGAGATCTTAATGTCAGCTTCACCATTAGTATTCTTGGTGAACTTCAAAGGTGATGGATCACTCCAAATCTTTAAGGCTTTCTCAATTGCCAAATCCACTTCAGCTTCTAACATATCTGGTGTGTagtttaaaatgctttaaaatgaaagggatggtaagagatagcaaaatcaaacTCATCATATTAAGCATTAATCACCTTGTAATTTCTTTGAGTTATCTAAGTACTTGTTTTATCCCCTTTCCTAGAGATAAAAATTCCTTGTGGGTAGGGTCATAGAATCAGAGATGTATTGCAGAAATAGAGGACAGAAaggtggtccaatggatagagtgccagacctggagttaggaaggctcatcttcctgaattcaaatctgacctcaaatatttattagccatatgactgtgggcaagtcacttaatcctgtttgtctcaatttcctcatctgtaaagtgagctggagaaggaaatgacaaaaacaactctagtatccttgccaagaaaatcccaaataaggattggacatgactgaaataattgaacaacaaaaagtcaaaatagaccttagagatcatctaatttaaagctaattttgcagatgagaaaaccaagaacTAGAACTGCTAAGTGATGTGCCatagtcacacaggtaggaattAGCAGAGATGGGATTGAAAATCAAGTCTTGGGCCTCCATATTTGCTGTTCTTTGTAGTGCATCACACTACAAGTCATGattcatctttgtatccctaatgtCTGgtttatggtatatatatatatatatatatatatatatatatatatatatatatacacacatatatatacaatatacaaaatataatatataatataatatatatataatatatatataatatatataggcACTCAACAATTATTAATATGTTGTTTTGAGAAAGTGAAGTTAGGTAGTTAATGTCACATATGAATCTCCTTTCTGTTTTTGGAGTaagtggaaaatatattttccactACTCTTTGGGAGAATGTCAGACTATGAATCAGTGAGAGAAGAATGTAAAGTAGGTGCTAGACCTAAAGGAGAAATGTTTAGTAATTGGATAAATTTGAACTAGATTCTCACTAAATCTTTCCTTGGTTGAAAGCAAATTGGATACATGGAGAGATACCTTCTTGCTAACCTAACAAGGTACCACTTAGTTAAccaaaatattgatttattaaatatttaattttaccaGCTTTTGGTGAAAAGGGAACCTGTGTTCTATCATCCTTGAATATAGGAAACTTTACCTGTATgtaatttcacttttttcccacTTTGGATTTCCTGGGGTCAGCTTATATTCAGATGAATCAGGAACGCCACATCTGGGCATGTGCATTACTtccatagtttcctcatctggttGTCCAGTCTCCTCTAATCCAAAGAATCTCTGCATTTCTTTAAGCTTCTCAAACAACTGAGTGCTATTCTTCTGTCGTTTTATCTTGTCTCCACTTTTTGGCATTTCATAAAAGTTTTCCAGATACCTCTGGCCAAAGATAAGCATAAGAAATCTTGTATTAAATCTCAATGCACTTACATTTTCTGAATTATTCTTGTATCAAACCTAGTATAGAGAATGCAGGTTGATCTCCATTTTCATGTCAGCTATGTCTCTGGGAATGTGGGGAAAGCTACAGAGAATATTTCTGTATATAGGCTTTTAAAAGTATAAACCCATTGAAGACAAGCATGACCCATGAATAGGTTTTGATTATAAAATCATGTGACCAGTGTTTTAGCAAACAGAGCCAAGTTTACATATCCAAATCAATGTTGTCTCGTTCAAAGTAGACACTTAGAAGTCTATACACTTATTCTAAGGATATTAAGAATATTCCTTAGTGTGGCACATTATGGGCATATATTTAATaatcaacaataaaaatatgtgtatgcatgtgtttgtgtatgtgtgtgtgtgtgtgtgtgtaaccagAACCACAAGCagaacagaataaataggaatttTTACTATGGTGCTGCTATGGACATGGGCATACTTCTCCACTGGGAGTTCAGGCTTCCATACTTTTCATCCTTGTCATGATATTTATCTTCCAGTCCTACATAGGCATTAGTTAGAACTGATCCTGAGAAAATACAATGGTTGCTTTTCACCCTCCACTCTAGAACTTCCTTGCTGTTCCCTTTTGATTGTGCCACAGtatttctccctctttctgtgGGTCTATCCTCATACTTTCACATCAACTAAATTTACTCTACCATTTCAGCTAGTTATGGGTCttatagtattttataaaaatagaaaattattttaggaaagttaaaaagaaagaatgatacaattatttaattaattaatagcaGTTTCATTAGTTCCTTTTTTGATGGGTATGTTGAGCTTTCATTCTGtgaaactatgggaaaaaatttcTTAGctctgcctttcttttttactCCTATGATTAATAAATAGCACCTAAATCTGGCAAACAGGAACTTTGATTCCACTTAGGGGTCTACtgaattgatttttcttattctattttttctggttctaggATTCCTACTGTCCCTGGGATCCCTGGTTATAATTTAATTCTGTGAATGGAAAACCAGTTAGCAATAATAATATATGGTATTATGTAGCTCTTTTCTTGTAACTACCTTTTAAGGAGGATGGTACAGTGGTCTGTTCTACAGAGGAGAGAACTGAGTTGCACAGCAATCAAATGACTTTCTTAACATCACAGTGGCAGTAAATAAAGGAATCACAACTGAAACCTAGGGCACCTGGCTTCCAAGACACCAAACCATCCCTTAATGGCTATATAGGCATGGGATGGTGAGTTATGGGAGATGACAGGAAATCCTAATTTAAATAAAAGGAGTTTTCAAGTAATCAATAATAGAAGCAATTCATTCTAAAATTTTCACAGTAAGTGATATTGAAGCaatagcatttttataaattctaaAGGCATAGCAAATTTCATTTTCTGCCTTCTGGGGTGGAGAGTTATGAAGAGACAATGTTCATCCTCTTTGAATCTTCTAAATCACTAGATCATAAAGCTGTACCTAAGCCaaattttggagagaacagtcCCATTCCTAACATTCATATTAGGACATTGCAATTGAGAAAGACAGCAATATCCATTTAAATTcctgagaaacaaaaaaatcagccACCATAATTAACCATTCACAACAAGATTTTACCTGAAcagttgccatttttttctcctcaaggcTTTTAGGAGATATAGGAAAAGAACTTGAAAGCTGTGTATGAAGTATCAGGAGAAACAGAAGGATCTTCTTCATATTTGGTATGACTTTTCGTTTGTTTCTCCTAGTAGCAGTACTTTCCATTAAGCCAGACTTTCTGGGTAAGGCCTTTCTTTGCTTGTTCCTGTGGGGCTTCTACCTTCCTTTGTCCCATATTAATGTTCTCTTTACGAATCTGATAAAGCAATATCCAAGATGATGGTTTCTTCAGAAGTTGTGAAGTAACCCTTACTTGTTACATTatcaattttgtaattttattctgTGATTTATTacaagaaagggagaagaggctTTCAACAGAGAAAAGAGATTGTCTTGTTCTTTGCTCCCTGGATTTTTTTACAGACTTTGTCACTCAGATATTCATTTGAACAAAATTATACATGTAAGAGAAATCTACACAGGAGCAGGAAGCAACTCCCAATCAGTAGAAGTTCTCCCCTGCATATAAAAGATACTGGGACAGACAGAGTAAACTAATATACATCCTATGTGTAATGTACTTGGGTTCTATCCAACTCATTATACTTGAAAAGATTTTTGCCCCTAGCCACGAGTCATGAAGATAGGAGCTGCCAttgaagaaagtgaaaagagaatGTTTTTCAATGATGAAATCAAGAATGGAGAGTgatgatgggaaaaaaattaaaaggatccAAAAGAATTAATCTCTAAAGGTAAAATTTCAAGTCCTATGAAGGTAAAGTTCATAGATTTATAGTTGACAAAGGTCACTTACTCCAACTTCCACATTTTGCAGAcgaagaaactgagatcaaagGAGGTTAACTGAGTAGAACTCCTTGAACCATGTTTTCTCAGCACAGGTAAGTTAATTCACTCAATCTTGGGGCTCCATTTCTCCAGGGACTGTGTTAAGGCAATTAGTGGATGGGCTACTTAAAATTCACGTACCCTGTTATATGTAACTCAACCAGATCATGCTTCTTATACCATCTGGTTATCCACCAGTATTCCTGGGCCTACTAGTACTGAAATGTTACTCAGTGCAATGCTGTCAAACTCAACTGTCAAACTTAAATTAACTCTATCACAACTGCTGGAAATGTTCCCCAGACCCAACTCTCTTCCTAAATCAACAGTCCTTCTTCTGttatttccttcattagaatataaactccttgaggacacaATTTGCCTGCCTACTTCCTAACACTGTGCCTGACTTAaaataggtactcaataaatgtctattgattgatcAGTTAACTGGTTGGATACTAATGGTCACAGAGAAtcccaaatccagtattctttccactgtaccatatcCTGAATAACTTTGGTTAGGGAAGCCTTTAAGTAGTACTTTTCAGATTATAACCCATGAGCAATGACCTGGTCTACTTTATATAAAATCGCCTCCTATATCATCCCAGTGTGCCATTCATGAGTCTTCTCCATGTTAGAtccttaagaaatatttattaaatgaatgaatatacatacatatgttgtAATATTTAATTTGGTTGAGATAAGACTTCAGATCCTTCATAATATTTTCTAGAAAATTTTTGATCAACCTTAAGACTtgggaattggactagattagTGAGGCAGCAAGGTGATATAGTAGAATACTAAACCTAGAGTCagtttgtaaacatttattaaagtttaaattaatattgtgttagaaacTCTTAAAACACTGGGGAATCAAAGGAATGTCTTTAAAGAACTCAtgatctaatggggaagatagcaTACAAATAACTACATACAAAGTCTAGGGACATGTGGTTAGGGGAGGCAGTCAACATTGAAGGGACTGTGCATGTACTACCTCTATTAGGCTCATACAAtgcaaatcctgactctgata
This region includes:
- the MMP8 gene encoding neutrophil collagenase: MKKILLFLLILHTQLSSSFPISPKSLEEKKMATVQRYLENFYEMPKSGDKIKRQKNSTQLFEKLKEMQRFFGLEETGQPDEETMEVMHMPRCGVPDSSEYKLTPGNPKWEKSEITYSILNYTPDMLEAEVDLAIEKALKIWSDPSPLKFTKNTNGEADIKISFVRGAHGDNSPFDGPNGILAHAFQPGRGIGGDAHFDEDETWTSSSRGYNLFLVAAHEFGHSLGLSHSTDPGALMFPTYSFSDPRTYVLPQDDINGIQFIYGHSNNPIKPTGPTTPRNCDPQLSFDAITTLRGEVIIFKDKYFWRKHHPGVRPELHTISLFWPSLPSGIQAAYEDVEKDLVFLFKGNQYWTLYGYEIRPGFPKDISNFGFPRSVQAIDAAVSNNNFGKTYFFVKNQYWRYDNRRHAMDPGYPKNIADNFQGLQTSVDAVFPKDDYFYFFSGPTYYKFDLRTKRIVAVGRSNRLLNCR